A region of the Pseudomonas sp. A34-9 genome:
GCTCGGCCTGCCGAAGGGGCAAAAAATCAAAAGCCAAAGCAAGATCAAAAGCCAGATCAGAAGCCCCTCACCCTAGCCCTCTCCCGGAGGGAGAGGGGACTGACCGTGGTGTTTGGGGGAGGTATGCCGACGTGTGATACCGCGGTGAACTCAGGTTTTGAAACGCCCGAAAATCGGCCCCCTCTCCCTCGGGAGAGGGCTGGGGTGAGGGGCAAATCCACCACAAAACCACAGGCGACCGCGCTGTGCTCTTCACCACTCAACAGGATGAGCGTTAGCTCGGCTGCAGCTCTTGATCTTGATCCACGGGCGACGTCGGAAGGCTGAGCGGAGGGATTGATCCGGGCGTGGGAGCGCAGCGACCGTTTGGCGAAGCCAAACACAGCGGGAGGAGGTGCAGCGAAGCAAACCGTAGGCGCTGCGCCCAGATCGATCCCGGAGCGAAGGAACCCCGAGCCCCAGCGAGCGGGCCGCACGTAGGAGCAAGCCTTTTTGGTTACTTTTTCGGCGTCTGGAAAAAGTGACCCGCCGTAAGGGCGGAACCCTAATCAGCCATCACCGCAGCAACGGATATTCACCCAAAAACCCCAGACAACAAAAAGGCGCCCGAAGGCGCCCTCTTGATCTAAGGCCGTCAGGCCATTTCTGCAGTAGTTTCGAAGTCAAACGTCAACTCACCATCCTTGATGTCGATGTGAACCACACCGCCATGCTCGGCCAGTTCGCCAAACAGAATCTCCTCCGCCAACGGACGCTTGATCTTGTCCTGGATCAGACGCGCCATCGGACGCGCACCCATCGCCGAGTCATAACCACCCGCCGCCAGCCAACTGCGTGCCGCGTCGGTCACCTCAAGCAACACACGCTTGTCTTCCAACTGCGCCTGAAGCTCGGTAAGGAACTTGTCCACCACACTTTTGATGACCTCATGGCTGAGGCGACCAAACTGGATAATGGTGTCCAGACGGTTACGGAACTCCGGCGTGAAGCTCTTCTTGATCACTTCCATCGCATCAGACGAGTGGTCCTGATGGGTGAAACCGATCGAAGCCCGCGCGGCCGTTTCAGCACCGGCGTTGGTGGTCATGATCACAATCACGTTGCGGAAGTCCGCCTTGCGCCCGTTGTTGTCGGTCAGCGTGCCGTGGTCCATTACCTGCAGCAGCAGGTTGAAGACTTCCGGATGCGCCTTCTCGATTTCATCGAGGAGCAATACGCAGTGCGGCTGTTTGGTGATCGCTTCGGTCAACAGACCGCCCTGATCGAAACCGACGTAGCCCGGAGGCGCACCGATCAGACGCGATACGGTGTGACGTTCCATGTACTCGGACATGTCGAAGCGAACCAGCTCGATCCCCAACGCCTTGGCCAGTTGCCGCGCAGCCTCGGTTTTACCGACACCGGTCGGGCCTGCGAACAGGAACGAACCGACTGGCTTGTCAGGCGACTTGAGGCCGGCGCGAGACAGCTTGATCGCGGTCGACAACGAATCGATCGCCGCGTCCTGACCAAACACTGTCAGCTTCAGGTCTCGCTCAAGGTTACGCAGCAGCTCCTTGTCGGAGCTGGTGACGTGCTTGGGCGGAATCCGCGCGATTTTCGCGACGATGTCTTCGACGTGCGGCACTTCGATGCGCTTGGCGCGCTTCTCGACCGGTTGCAGGCGCTGATAGGCGCCCGCCTCGTCGATAACATCAATGGCTTTGTCCGGCATATGCCGGTCATTGATATAGCGCGATGCCAGTTCAGCAGCGGCACGCAGCGCTTCGTCGCTGTATTCGATGTTGTGGTGCTGTTCGAAACGCCCTTTCAGGCCGCGCAGGATACCAATGGTGTCTTCCACCGATGGCTCGACGACATCGACCTTCTGGAAGCGACGCGCCAAGGCACGATCCTTCTCGAAGATGCCGCGAAACTCCTGGAACGTGGTCGAACCGATGCAGCGAATGTCGCCAGACGACAGCAGCGGCTTGAGCAGATTCGAAGCGTCCATGACCCCGCCCGACGCAGCGCCCGCGCCAATAATGGTGTGGATCTCGTCGATGAACAGAATGGCTTGCGGACGTTTTTTCAATTCATTGAGCAGCGCTTTGAAGCGCTTCTCGAAATCACCACGATACTTGGTGCCCGCGAGCAGAGCACCGAGATCCAGCGAATAAACCACGCTACCGGCCAGCAGATCCGGAACCTGGTTGTCGACAATGCGCTTGGCCAGACCTTCGGCAATCGCGGTTTTACCCACGCCTGCTTCACCGACCAGCAGCGGATTGTTTTTGCGCCGACGCGCGAGAATCTGCGCGACACGTTCGACTTCCGATTCACGACCGACCAGCGGATCGATACGACCCTGGCGCGCGAGTTCGTTGAGGTTGCTGGCATAAGCATCCAGAGGATTGCCTGAAGAAGAAGACTCACCGCCCTCGTCGTCCTGCATATCTTGTTCACCTTCAGAGTGATCGCCATGCCCCGGCACTTTGGAAATGCCGTGAGCGATGTAGTTGACGACATCAATGCGCGCCACGCTCTGCTGCTTGAGCAGGAACACGGCCTGACTCTCTTGCTCACTGAAGATTGCAACCAGCACGTTGGCGCCGGTTACCTCGCGTTTGCCCGAGCTCTGTACGTGGAAAACAGCACGTTGCAGTACACGCTGGAAGCCCAGGGTTGGCTGGGTTTCGCGATCTTCGTCATGAACGGGGATCAATGGCGTGGTGGAGTCGATGAACTCCTGCAGGTCATGCTTGAGTTTGTCGAGGTTTGCGCCGCAGGCACGCAAAACGGTGGCGGCAGCCTCATTGTCCAATAGGGCCAGCAAAAGGTGTTCGACGGTCATGAATTCATGACGTTTCGAACGAGCCTCCTTGAAGGCTAGATTGAGGGTGACTTCGAGCTCGCGGTTTAACATAGCTTCACCTCATACCCAAGTGGTCGGCGATTAACCGTCCTTCTCGATTTCACAGAGTAGCGGATGCTGGCTTTCCCTGGCGTACTGGTTGACCTGCATGGCCTTTGTCTCGGCGATGTCGCGGGTAAACACTCCACATACTGCCCGTCCTTCTGTGTGAACGGCCAGCATGACCTTGGTCGCCAGCTCGCGATTCAGGTTAAAAAACACCTCGAGCACTTCGACGACGAAATCCATCGGTGTGTAGTCATCATTAAACAAAACCACCTTGTACATCGGCGGCGCCTGTAACGCAGGCTTTGCTTCCTGAACAGCAACGCCTGCCGAATCGTCGTCGTGCTCCTGTGGAAGATCCTTTTGGAGAAGCGGGCGATCCTGATTGAATGTTAGTCGAATCTGGCTGATTGCATGCATGGAAAGAAAGGTTCGTCAGTTGTGCAAATACAGTGGTGGGGGCGGTTGTACGCGTTTTCAACTCCGACTGCCCGGTCACCTTGACTATCGGGAAAACGGTGTTACAACCAATAGAGCCCACAGTGGGTAAAAAAGATCCGCGGAGTCAATCCTTTTAACGGATTAGATTGCGGATGAATTGGATGATACTCCAGCGATGGAGTCTGTTGCAGAGGGATTTGAGCATGGCTGTCGGCAAGGTGAAATGGTTCAACAATGCCAAGGGATTCGGCTTTATCAATACCGACGCCCGTGAAGGCCGCGATGAGGATGGCAAAGAGATTGATTTCTTTGCGCATTACTCCGCCATCAAAATGGACGGGTACAAAACCCTCAAGGCAGGGCAAGCCGTCAGCTTTGAGATTGTGCAAGGCCCCAAAGGCCTGCATGCGACCGAGATTAAAAACGTCGAGACCGCGAAAGACGCCGTCTCGAGCGCCGTCCAGCAGCAACCGGTAACCAGCTGACCTGACTGAACCACCTGCCAGAAAAAAAGTGCCCGGCTCGATCACTCGAGCCGGGCACTTTTGTTACAGCCGCTTCAGTTACATATGTGAAATCAGCGCATCACCGAAGCCCGAAGAAGACACCAGCGTGGCACCCTCCATCAGACGCTCGAAGTCATAGGTCACGGTCTTGGCCTTGATGGCGCCATTGGTGCCCTTGATGATCAGGTCTGCCGCTTCGGTCCAGCCCAGGTGACGCAGCATCATCTCCGCCGACAGAATCACCGAACCCGGGTTGACCTGATCCTTGCCGGCATACTTCGGCGCAGTACCGTGGGTGGCTTCGAACATGGCCACGGTGTCGGACAGGTTGGCACCCGGCGCGATGCCAATACCGCCTACTTCCGCCGCCAATGCGTCGGAGAGGTAGTCACCGTTGAGGTTCAGGGTGGCGATCACGTCGTATTCGGCCGGGCGCAGCAGGATCTGCTGGAGCATGGCGTCGGCGATGGCATCCTTGACGATGACTTCACGGCCGGTTTTCGGGTTTTTGAACTTCATCCATGGCCCGCCATCGAGCAACTCGGCACCGAATTCTTCCTTCGCCACCTCGTAGCCCCAGTCCTTGAAGGCACCCTCGGTGAATTTCATGATGTTGCCCTTGTGCACGATGGTCAGCGACTTGCGATCGTTGTCCACCACATACTGCAGGGCCTTGCGCACCAGACGCTTGGTGCCTTCTTTGGAAACAGGCTTGATGCCGATACCGCAATCCTGGTCGAAACGGATCTTGGTGACGCCCATTTCTTCTTTGAGGAATTTGATGACCTTGGTGGCTTCAGGGGAGCCGGCCTTCCATTCGATACCGGCATAAATGTCTTCGGAGTTCTCGCGAAAGATCACCATATCGACGTCGCCGGGCTTTTTCACCGGGCTCGGCACACCTTCGAACCAGACCACAGGGCGCAGGCACACATAAAGATCGAGTTGTTGGCGCAGGGCCACGTTCAGGGAACGGATACCGCCACCGACCGGGGTCGTCAGCGGGCCTTTGATGGAGACGACGTAATCTTTCACGGCGTCCAGAGTTTCCTGGGGCAGCCAGGTGTCCTGGTCATAGACCTGGGTCGCTTTTTCGCCAGCGTAGACTTCCATCCAGGAAATCTTGCGCTTGCCCCCGTAGGCTTTCTCTACGGCAGCATCAACCACTTTGATCATCACAGGGCTGACATCGACGCCAATGCCGTCACCTTCAATGAAGGGGATGATCGGGTTATCAGGAACATTGAGAGAATGGTCTGCATTGACGGTGATTTTGTCGCCGACGGCTGGAACCTGAATCTTCTTGTAACCCATGCTGAACTCCATTGTTTGGATTGAACATCTGGCTTGGTTCGAGCGTAACCCAGTTAAATCAACACGCAAACCCTCTGTTCGTGGCGCAGCTACATCTCGTTTCGTACAAGCCTGAAAGCAAAGGGAAAAGCGCCAAACTCAAGCATTCGCGACGACTCTACGCCCCACCCTGCCCTGCGACCTTTAGACCAATGGACGAGAATCGTTGCATATGAACCATCGGCAGATTGCCAGCTACCTATGTATAATGCCGCCCGCTGACCACAGGGTCACGACGGCTGGCCTCTCTAGCACGAGACTTTCCGCCTGATTGGTCGGGTTGTTACCGCAGCCTGACTGCTTGACGCTCTACTGATGCACCCAACATCACCGCGAAGAATCTCGACATTCGGTTCATGGATGACTTTGAACGAACGCGCTTACCCGGCGCCCCTCGAGTTTCTGCGCACGCTTTAGCAAAGAAGAGAGAGTTAATCCGAATATGCCCACCCGCTCGAAGATCATCTATACCTTCACCGACGAAGCCCCAGCCCTCGCCACCTATTCCCTGCTGCCGATCATCGAGGCTTACACCGCCTCGGCCGATATCGCCGTAGAAACCCGCGATATCTCTCTTGCAGCACGCATTCTGGCCAGCTTCCCCGAGCAACTGGGCGACAAAGCCGTAGCCGACCACCTCGCCGAACTGGGCGACCTGGCCGTTACGCCTGAAGCCAACATCATCAAGCTGCCGAACATCAGCGCTTCGGTGCCACAGCTGCAAGCCGCGATCAAAGAGCTGCAAGCTCAGGGTTACAACCTGCCGGACTACCCGGAAACCGTGACCAGCGACGCCGACAAAGACGCCAAGGCGCGTTACGACAAGGTCAAGGGCAGCGCCGTGAACCCGGTTCTGCGCGAAGGCAACTCGGACCGTCGCGCGCCGCTGTCGGTCAAGAACTACGCTCGCAAGCACCCGCACAAAATGGGCGCCTGGGCCAAAGACTCCAAGTCCCACGTCGCTCACATGAGCACCGGCGATTTCTACGGCAGCGAAAAAGCTGCCCTGATCGACGCCGCTGACGCCGTGAAGATCGAACTGATCGCCAAAGACGGCACCGCGACCGTTCTGAAAGAGAAAACCACCGTTCAGGCCGGCGAGATCCTCGACTGCGCCGTGATGAGCAAAAACGCCCTGCGCGCGTTCATCGCTGCTGAAATCGACAGCGCCAAGGCACAAGGCGTGCTGCTCTCGGTTCACTTGAAAGCAACCATGATGAAGGTCTCCGACCCGATCATGTTCGGCCAGATCGTTGCCGAGTTCTACAAAGACGCCCTGACCAAGCACGCTGACGTGCTGGCCGAGATCGGCTTCAACCTGAACAACGGCATCGGCGATCTGTACGCGCGCATCAAGGCCTTGCCGGCTGAGCAACAAGCTCAGATCGAAGCCGACATGGCTGCGGTCTATGCCGTTCGCCCATCGCTGGCGATGGTCAACTCCGACAAAGGCATCACCAACCTGCACGTACCGAGCGACGTTATCGTCGACGCTTCGATGCCGGCAATGATCCGTGACTCCGGCAAGATGTGGGGCACCGACGGTCAGTTGCACGACACCAAGGCTGTGATCCCGGATCGTTGCTACGCGACCATCTACCAGGCTGTGATCGAAGACTGCAAAGCCAATGGCGCTTTCGATCCGACCACCATGGGCAGCGTGCCAAACGTTGGTCTGATGGCGAAGAAAGCCGAAGAGTACGGCTCGCACGACAAGACCTTCCAGATCAAGGCTGACGGCGTCGTTCGCGTGACCGACAGCAAAGGCACCCTGCTGATGGAACAGGCTGTTGAAGCCGGCGACATCTTCCGCATGTGCCAGACCAAAGACGCGCCGATCCAGGACTGGGTCAAACTGGCCGTCAACCGTGCCCGCGCAAGCAGCACGCCAGCAATCTTCTGGTTGGACCCGATGCGCGCTCACGATGGCGTAGTGATCGAGAAAGTTCAGGCTTACCTGAAGGATCACGACACCACCGGTCTGGACATCCAGATCATGGCGCCGGTCGATGCCATGAAGTACACCCTGCAGCGCACCCGCGAAGGCAAGGACACCATTTCGGTGACCGGCAACGTCCTGCGCGACTACCTGACCGACCTGTTCCCGATCATGGAACTGGGCACCAGCGCCAAGATGCTGTCGATCGTGCCGCTGATGAACGGCGGTGGCCTGTTCGAAACCGGCGCCGGCGGTTCGGCACCGAAGCACGTGCAGCAACTGGTTGAAGAGAACTTCCTGCGCTGGGATTCGCTGGGCGAGTTCCTCGCACTGGCAGCGTCCCTTGAGCACCTGGGTGTGAACTACAACAACCCGAAAGCGCTGGTGCTGTCGAAAACCCTGGACCAGGCCACTGGCCAGTTCCTCGACAACAACAAGTCGCCATCGCGCAAAGTCGGCAACATCGACAACCGCGGCAGCCACTTCTACCTGGCAATGTACTGGGCTCAGGCCCTGGCTGCCCAGACTGAAGACGCTGCACTGCAAGCGCAGTTCGCGACCCTGGCCAAGACCCTGACCGAGAACGAAGCAACCATCGTTGCCGAGCTCAACGCCGTTCAGGGCAAGCCAGTCGACATCGGCGGTTACTACCACGCCAATGCCGAACTGATCAGCAAGGCCATGCGCCCAAGCGCAACCCTCAACGCGGCGATTGCTGCGCTGGTATAAGGTTGTAATGGGAACATCACAAACCCCGGCCCTGTGCCGGGGTTTGTGTTTTTAGGGTTCACACAAATCCCCTGTGGGAGCGAGCCTGCTCCGGGCGGCGTTCCGACGAATGCGGTTTATCATTCAGCATCTTCATTGACTGACCCACCGCTTTCGCGAGCAGGCTCGCTCCCACAGGGGATTGGGTTTTAACCTGAATATTGAGGAAGGTTTATGGAATGGCTCCCCCACATCACCGTCGCCACCATCGTCGAAGACAACGGTCGCTTCCTGATG
Encoded here:
- the clpA gene encoding ATP-dependent Clp protease ATP-binding subunit ClpA — protein: MLNRELEVTLNLAFKEARSKRHEFMTVEHLLLALLDNEAAATVLRACGANLDKLKHDLQEFIDSTTPLIPVHDEDRETQPTLGFQRVLQRAVFHVQSSGKREVTGANVLVAIFSEQESQAVFLLKQQSVARIDVVNYIAHGISKVPGHGDHSEGEQDMQDDEGGESSSSGNPLDAYASNLNELARQGRIDPLVGRESEVERVAQILARRRKNNPLLVGEAGVGKTAIAEGLAKRIVDNQVPDLLAGSVVYSLDLGALLAGTKYRGDFEKRFKALLNELKKRPQAILFIDEIHTIIGAGAASGGVMDASNLLKPLLSSGDIRCIGSTTFQEFRGIFEKDRALARRFQKVDVVEPSVEDTIGILRGLKGRFEQHHNIEYSDEALRAAAELASRYINDRHMPDKAIDVIDEAGAYQRLQPVEKRAKRIEVPHVEDIVAKIARIPPKHVTSSDKELLRNLERDLKLTVFGQDAAIDSLSTAIKLSRAGLKSPDKPVGSFLFAGPTGVGKTEAARQLAKALGIELVRFDMSEYMERHTVSRLIGAPPGYVGFDQGGLLTEAITKQPHCVLLLDEIEKAHPEVFNLLLQVMDHGTLTDNNGRKADFRNVIVIMTTNAGAETAARASIGFTHQDHSSDAMEVIKKSFTPEFRNRLDTIIQFGRLSHEVIKSVVDKFLTELQAQLEDKRVLLEVTDAARSWLAAGGYDSAMGARPMARLIQDKIKRPLAEEILFGELAEHGGVVHIDIKDGELTFDFETTAEMA
- the clpS gene encoding ATP-dependent Clp protease adapter ClpS, coding for MHAISQIRLTFNQDRPLLQKDLPQEHDDDSAGVAVQEAKPALQAPPMYKVVLFNDDYTPMDFVVEVLEVFFNLNRELATKVMLAVHTEGRAVCGVFTRDIAETKAMQVNQYARESQHPLLCEIEKDG
- the cspD gene encoding cold shock domain-containing protein CspD, which encodes MAVGKVKWFNNAKGFGFINTDAREGRDEDGKEIDFFAHYSAIKMDGYKTLKAGQAVSFEIVQGPKGLHATEIKNVETAKDAVSSAVQQQPVTS
- the icd gene encoding NADP-dependent isocitrate dehydrogenase, which gives rise to MGYKKIQVPAVGDKITVNADHSLNVPDNPIIPFIEGDGIGVDVSPVMIKVVDAAVEKAYGGKRKISWMEVYAGEKATQVYDQDTWLPQETLDAVKDYVVSIKGPLTTPVGGGIRSLNVALRQQLDLYVCLRPVVWFEGVPSPVKKPGDVDMVIFRENSEDIYAGIEWKAGSPEATKVIKFLKEEMGVTKIRFDQDCGIGIKPVSKEGTKRLVRKALQYVVDNDRKSLTIVHKGNIMKFTEGAFKDWGYEVAKEEFGAELLDGGPWMKFKNPKTGREVIVKDAIADAMLQQILLRPAEYDVIATLNLNGDYLSDALAAEVGGIGIAPGANLSDTVAMFEATHGTAPKYAGKDQVNPGSVILSAEMMLRHLGWTEAADLIIKGTNGAIKAKTVTYDFERLMEGATLVSSSGFGDALISHM
- a CDS encoding NADP-dependent isocitrate dehydrogenase, whose translation is MPTRSKIIYTFTDEAPALATYSLLPIIEAYTASADIAVETRDISLAARILASFPEQLGDKAVADHLAELGDLAVTPEANIIKLPNISASVPQLQAAIKELQAQGYNLPDYPETVTSDADKDAKARYDKVKGSAVNPVLREGNSDRRAPLSVKNYARKHPHKMGAWAKDSKSHVAHMSTGDFYGSEKAALIDAADAVKIELIAKDGTATVLKEKTTVQAGEILDCAVMSKNALRAFIAAEIDSAKAQGVLLSVHLKATMMKVSDPIMFGQIVAEFYKDALTKHADVLAEIGFNLNNGIGDLYARIKALPAEQQAQIEADMAAVYAVRPSLAMVNSDKGITNLHVPSDVIVDASMPAMIRDSGKMWGTDGQLHDTKAVIPDRCYATIYQAVIEDCKANGAFDPTTMGSVPNVGLMAKKAEEYGSHDKTFQIKADGVVRVTDSKGTLLMEQAVEAGDIFRMCQTKDAPIQDWVKLAVNRARASSTPAIFWLDPMRAHDGVVIEKVQAYLKDHDTTGLDIQIMAPVDAMKYTLQRTREGKDTISVTGNVLRDYLTDLFPIMELGTSAKMLSIVPLMNGGGLFETGAGGSAPKHVQQLVEENFLRWDSLGEFLALAASLEHLGVNYNNPKALVLSKTLDQATGQFLDNNKSPSRKVGNIDNRGSHFYLAMYWAQALAAQTEDAALQAQFATLAKTLTENEATIVAELNAVQGKPVDIGGYYHANAELISKAMRPSATLNAAIAALV